The nucleotide window TCTAGCAATTACCAATGTTTAGAACTCGTAATTGTCACTGCataatttgttttcctttaaCAAAAATCAGATAAGAAAAACTAATGCTAGGGAGAAGAAATATGGTCATCATCTGAAACAACCTTATTAGGCACCATAGGTGTTGTTGATGATGCGTCACCAATAGGAGTATCAGTTGATTGATGTGATGGTAAAGAAGTTACACCTTCTATGCGCTCAAGTAATATAGGAATCATGTGATCAGTCAATGTAGGAATCAATTTCTTCACGAACTCATCCATATTTTCCATCGGTGCACATTGAGAAACAGATGGTGGTATTGATGATGAAGCATCAGATTGAGAAGGGATAGAAAGATTTGGTCCGTAGTAACTTttttcttgagttccaagaccatatattcttctcttcttttctccacCTGCAGCTTGATAATATGCGTCATGTTGATCAATATCAGATTCAGACTCAATTTTCTCATGTAATATTTCTTCATATCTTTCCCGCAATAAGTAGAgacattaaaattataataaagaaTACTAACTATAAGTTTCtccaaataaaaagaatatgaatGTCAAAAGtcgataattttataaattctacTTACATGAACAATTCGTGCTCGCTCATCAACAAAAGATTTTCCATCGTGATCATGTGTGTGGACGTGCAAATGGAGCTCACTTGGTGTTGGGTCTCGACCCTTTTCAATAGCCtacccaaaataaataaattgccCCAGTTATgttatgaacaatatgatataattagGTAAAGTATTTCAATAAACACAAAAAGTCTATTTAATTTCACTGAGGAACCCACAATTGAGGTCGCCCCTATGGCAGAAATAATGCTAACAATTCAAATCGAGCCTCTAAAGATGAAGGAACCAACATTTGTAAAAATTGAGATATCTTTCATAACTTTCTTATACAAGTTTCAGATTCAAAAATCGGCGACAACGAGCCAAAAACTGTCCAAAATAGTACTtggtgacaaagaaaaagaTTCAGATTCAGATTCAAAAATCAAGTTCTATAATAAGAAGTTATTCATATTCAATCTATTGCATGCAATGTCAGAAGACAATCTAAAATATTAAGCTCCCTTCTTCTATAAGCAAGACCCATTAAGGCTcttacaataaaaaataaattctaagGCAACTAACTATTATAAGCTTCTAGAGGTAGTACTGGTGAAAATTTTTGGAACAATTAATATGTACCTATACTCATGTGttggatatttttctttaagCCGAGAATTTATCGGAAACAATCTCTTATCTCACAAAGGTATAAATAAAGTCTATGTACATCCTACTCTcttaattttactatattactAGCGCTAACCAAATATCCAGGCAGAATATATCTCCATTTTCTTATGCCATCTTGGTAGAGTTCACATCTTTGTACACATTCAGGCAAAACTTTTACATGTAAAGTTCAAATCTATACATTTTTCCCTgtaactttttattttgtctaacCAACTATTATAACGTGGggcttttatttttaagtttttccAGCCAACATACAGTTCTAGCTAAAGACATCTATCACCCTATACAATAGGCAAAAGTATATGTCAATTTATCTATTTGATTTTGTTCGCCTTATGTCCAAATTTACTATCAGAAAGAATACAATTAAGAGTTTAAAAGTCGAAAGTGTCATCAACAACAATTGTATGTTGCACCAAAACAGATGCACTGCAACAACAGTCCCAAaacataattgaacaaaaaaaaaaagaggcacTTCTACTATTTGTGTACTATAGACTTTTAGTAATGACTAAAAGATAAGGAAAATGTATTTTGTCGAAGAATATATATTGCGTGAACTATATACTTACAAGTTTCTTACGATGCTCCCCAATAGAGATAGATCCACCTGTATGAGTTCCGACAGCATCTTCTCTTCCTCCAcgacaaatttttttatttttttctgactTTGCAACATTCTCAAGAGCTTGCCAAAGCCTCATCCAATTTTCCCACACAATATCAGTTACATATCCGGGATTAGTTCCGTTCTTTTTTATTCTGGAAATAAAATCGCTATATCGTAGTGATGCCTTAATCTCCCATTGTCTTTTCACTGCATTTTCATTAGTTGAAGAGTCCCAATAGAATTCCTTCTGAAATTAGTTTGTAAAGTAATAACATTAATATCATATCTATAAAAAGTTTATCACTTTCTTAAACTCAATTATAATGAAATAACATACCTTGAATTCtccaaaataaaaatcttttacAGGTTGCGAGACACCTTTCCAATTGATTCCATTGGGATCAAGTTCATTTTTGAAAGACTTAGCTATGAAAGTAGAGCATGTCGAAGAAGGCTCCAATCTATATAAATTTCAGGACATTATTTAAATACATATGtatcttattaaaaatatatatactaatgaTACTATAAACATGGACTAACCCTGTAGGAGTAAGAGTAATAACTGTTCTCNACTGTTGTGGGAATAGGAACAGTAGGCATTTTTGGAGGAATAGCAGAATTACCGCAACCTGAGGATTTTCCTACACGACTTGCACTACCTCGACCTCTACCTCGAGCCATATCTTCAAAATATGTAAGTATTGTAAGATCAACACTTGTAAaagatcaattatttttaaataaagttcaTCAGTATGACCAAATGTTacaaaatttcatgcatatgaCATACTAAAAATTAGAGCTAGAATCTCCTGCAGATTTTAAACAGATGACTAAACAGTCTTTTCGAAGTGAAATTTCAGACATATAAAGTCAAAATAGGGGGAGGAAAACTATAATCAACTAAATAAATGCAACTGAAAAACAATACTAACAGATATCATTGCAGCTACTACAACACGTCTAAGAAGTGAAGAAAGTAGAAAAGAACAGGAGAAGAAAGAGTAACTCATCCCACAATAGTGAAGCTGAATACGTAATAgtacagaaaataaaaaagaaaaagttatcgAAAACTTACCTTACTAGTTGCAGCAGTCGAAGAGAAGAGGAAGAAGTCACAATAGTTGAGAATAACCAGCTGAACTccaaattttaaggaaaatctataaaacaaaaggaaacatcaaaaaatagaaatctcaagttgaataaacaaaacaagattcTTAATCATATCGAATAGAAGAAAAAGTCATTCAAATATGATTacattaaaaaaacataaactaaGGAAATAATAACATTATGAAATATTACTACActcaaaaaatattgaagatacAATAACATATTGTTATTAAGAACTAGTCACTATCTAAATCTTCTTCAAATTCTTCCTCATTCTCCTCAGTTTCTTCAGATTCATACTCCTCCTTAGTTTCATACTCCTCCTCTGTAGATTCTCCAAGGATTTCATGATACTTTGGATGTAACCCATCAATGGGTTCTTCCATTTCAAGTACACCCACATTTAAATCATGTAAGAGTATTTCTTCATCAACAGAAACATTCATATCTATCTCATGGACTTCAACTTCATTGACTTGAAATGGAACATTTAGTTCTGGAGTTGGTGCCACTTTCTCATCAGGTAATTCCACAACATTACGAGGTTTAACCTTCAATACGGCTAGCCAATCAATCTTGTCCTTTTTCTTGCTAGGAGATGGGACATAACACTTGTGTTGCTTGCATTGCAAGAATaaaaggttcatactttttatacCGACGACGTTGATTAACATCAATCAATTTGTATTGATTATGCTTCTTCACACCAACATCTATAGTTGGGTCAAACCATTCACACTTGAATAAGACAGTTTGCTTTAAAGGTTCTTCACGGTATTCCACTTGTATAATCCCTTTTATCCGTCCATAGTAATCACCAAAATATGGATCTCAAATACAAACTCCACTGTTCATTATTGATTTAGCGCTACCATAAcattttgtatgaaatttgtatccATTAACAAAATACATTGAATGACATGTAGCGCCTATTAATGGTCCATGAGCAAGGCTACGCAAGAATTTATTCTCTATATGATTGCATCGGACCtatttaaaaaaagacttaGTTAAATTCACAAGACAATTTAGGTGCACAGGCAAATGTTCCATCAAGTCAAAGAACCCTGGAGGAAATATACGTTCTAACTTACACAAAATTTGTGGGATATCTGCTTCTAATCTCTCCATGCCATCCACTCGTAGAGTGGTTGAAGtaagatctttaaaaaataagctCAACTCCGTTAAGTGCTTGCCAGACATTACTAGGAAGTAATTCACGAAAAGCAATAGGCAAAAGTCTTTGCATGAACACgtgacaatcatgacttttcatgCCATATAGCTTTTTCGTATTTGTGTCTGGACATCTACCTAAATTTGAAACATACCCATCTGGAAATTTCAAATCTTTGACCCAATTAAACAAGATAGCTTTTTCTTCCTTGTCTATTGTATATACTGCTATGGGGTATTTACCATTTGAATCCTTTGCCAACTGAGGTCGATCACAATAGTTCCATATCCAAACGTGATTGTGAATTGTCTTTGGTTTTATCAACAATATTAAGAACTGTGTTAAATACATTATCAAAGACATTTTTCT belongs to Solanum stenotomum isolate F172 chromosome 1, ASM1918654v1, whole genome shotgun sequence and includes:
- the LOC125854243 gene encoding uncharacterized protein LOC125854243, whose product is MNLLFLQCKQHKCYVPSPSKKKDKIDWLAVLKVKPRNVVELPDEKVAPTPELNVPFQVNEVEVHEIDMNVSVDEEILLHDLNVGVLEMEEPIDGLHPKYHEILGESTEEEYETKEEYESEETEENEEEFEEDLDSDYWLFSTIVTSSSSLRLLQLVRRVVVAAMISXRTVITLTPTGLEPSSTCSTFIAKSFKNELDPNGINWKGVSQPVKDFYFGEFKKEFYWDSSTNENAVKRQWEIKASLRYSDFISRIKKNGTNPGYVTDIVWENWMRLWQALENVAKSEKNKKICRGGREDAVGTHTGGSISIGEHRKKLAIEKGRDPTPSELHLHVHTHDHDGKSFVDERARIVHERYEEILHEKIESESDIDQHDAYYQAAGGEKKRRIYGLGTQEKSYYGPNLSIPSQSDASSSIPPSVSQCAPMENMDEFVKKLIPTLTDHMIPILLERIEGVTSLPSHQSTDTPIGDASSTTPMVPNKVVSDDDHISSP